A portion of the Bacillus thuringiensis genome contains these proteins:
- a CDS encoding IS3 family transposase (programmed frameshift), translated as MAKFTADEKIQIVLRYLNGNESYRELGRSLGISDTIILNWVNQYKQNGLEAFLKRCTNYTQQFKLDVLNFMIENGMSLFETAAIFNIPAPSTISVWKKQLETQGIDALQSKKKGRPSMKKDSNKQLKQPLAEGSVEALEARIKQLEMENEYFKKVKCLSSKQGKITKQDKAQVVYELRHKYSVKALVELATIPRSTYYDLVKKMNRPDVDADLKAEIKAIYEENEGRYGYRRIRDELTNRGQKVNHKKVQRIMKELGLKCVVRMKKYKSYKGKVGRIAPNILERNFHTDAPNQKWITDITEFKLFGEKLYVSPVLDLYNGEIITYTIGSRPTYSLVSDMLEKALERLPETHQLLMHSDQGWHYQMRQYVRTLESRAIVQSMSRKGNCYDNAVIENFFGIMKSEFLYIKEFENVEHFKIELEKYIDYYNTKRIKAKLKMSPVQYRTHFYQAA; from the exons ATGGCTAAATTTACAGCTGATGAAAAAATACAAATCGTTCTACGTTATTTGAACGGAAATGAAAGTTATCGAGAACTGGGTAGATCGCTCGGTATAAGTGACACAATCATTTTGAATTGGGTAAACCAATATAAACAGAATGGTCTGGAAGCTTTTCTAAAACGATGTACAAATTACACACAACAATTTAAACTAGACGTACTAAACTTTATGATTGAAAACGGTATGTCCTTATTTGAGACGGCAGCTATCTTTAATATTCCTGCCCCTTCAACGATTTCTGTTTGGAAAAAACAGCTCGAAACACAAGGAATTGATGCCCTTCAATCTAAGAAAAAGGGGCGTCCATCCATGAAAAAAGATTCAAATAAACAATTGAAACAACCTTTAGCTGAAGGATCAGTCGAAGCACTTGAAGCACGCATTAAACAGCTTGAGATGGAAAATGAGTACT TTAAAAAAGTTAAATGCCTTAGTTCAAAACAAGGAAAAATCACAAAACAAGACAAAGCGCAAGTAGTCTATGAATTAAGGCATAAATATTCGGTCAAGGCACTCGTGGAGCTAGCTACTATTCCTCGAAGCACGTATTATGATTTAGTAAAGAAAATGAATCGTCCAGATGTAGATGCCGATTTGAAAGCTGAGATTAAAGCGATTTATGAGGAAAATGAAGGTCGTTATGGTTACCGTCGCATTCGTGATGAATTAACGAATCGTGGCCAGAAAGTGAACCACAAGAAGGTTCAGCGCATTATGAAAGAGCTTGGGTTAAAGTGTGTTGTGCGTATGAAGAAATATAAATCCTATAAAGGAAAAGTCGGTAGAATTGCACCTAATATTTTAGAGCGTAATTTTCATACAGATGCACCGAATCAAAAGTGGATAACAGACATCACAGAGTTTAAATTGTTTGGAGAAAAACTGTATGTATCACCTGTATTAGATTTGTATAATGGTGAAATTATTACCTATACAATTGGTTCTAGACCGACGTATTCGCTTGTTTCAGACATGTTAGAGAAAGCATTGGAACGTTTACCCGAAACCCACCAGCTACTGATGCATTCGGATCAAGGATGGCATTATCAAATGAGACAGTACGTCCGGACACTTGAATCAAGAGCTATCGTCCAGAGTATGTCTCGAAAAGGAAACTGTTACGACAACGCAGTAATAGAAAATTTCTTTGGGATTATGAAGTCGGAGTTCCTCTACATAAAAGAATTTGAAAATGTAGAGCACTTTAAAATAGAATTAGAAAAATATATAGATTATTATAATACGAAACGGATTAAGGCAAAATTAAAAATGAGCCCGGTACAATACCGGACTCACTTTTATCAAGCTGCCTAA
- a CDS encoding amino acid permease yields METKKWGLWVLTAFVIGNMVGGGVFMLPANLAQVSGPMGSTLAWSITGLGVFMIALVFGNLAIRKPELKAGPQSYAQAMFPSKKAGKVAGYSMAWGYWAANWAATASVIISFAGYLSTFFPVLQSKQILFSINGFSLELGKGLTFLICSLMLWGIQYILSQNIDRAGNMNLLATIAKIIGFTMFIVITLFIFNASNFGDGQTFMNEAGQSISLGGQINSAAIATLWAFIGIESAVMLSNRAKSQRDVKKATIFGLIIALLIYMSITLLTMGALPQDALKESQKPLVDALNLAIGNKGAYIMALLALISLFGSTVGWIVVSSEVPYQAAKNGLFPKFFGKTNKKGSPSKSLLITNVMTQIFLFSTISGTVSEAYSFAIVVATLAYLIPYLVSTLYQFKLVITGETYDIMPGSRIKDGIITTLAFVYSIWVIKTGTADLKTFFLGIGLFVLGLILYPVLMKDSQKTN; encoded by the coding sequence ATGGAAACGAAAAAATGGGGATTATGGGTTTTAACAGCATTTGTTATCGGGAATATGGTTGGCGGCGGCGTATTTATGCTTCCAGCAAATTTAGCACAAGTATCAGGTCCAATGGGTTCTACACTCGCATGGAGTATTACAGGCCTTGGCGTATTTATGATTGCACTTGTATTTGGAAATTTAGCGATTCGGAAACCAGAATTAAAAGCTGGACCACAAAGCTATGCTCAAGCGATGTTTCCTTCAAAAAAAGCTGGTAAAGTTGCAGGATATAGTATGGCATGGGGATATTGGGCTGCTAACTGGGCTGCAACAGCATCTGTTATTATTTCCTTTGCTGGATATTTATCAACGTTCTTTCCAGTTTTACAAAGTAAGCAAATTCTTTTTTCAATAAACGGATTTTCACTAGAACTCGGAAAAGGGTTAACTTTCCTCATATGTAGCCTTATGCTGTGGGGAATTCAATATATTCTTTCTCAAAATATTGATCGAGCTGGAAATATGAATCTACTTGCTACCATTGCAAAAATTATCGGATTTACAATGTTTATTGTAATTACATTATTCATTTTCAATGCCTCTAATTTCGGAGACGGTCAAACCTTTATGAATGAAGCTGGACAATCCATCTCGTTAGGTGGACAAATCAATTCAGCTGCTATTGCAACCCTCTGGGCATTTATCGGTATTGAATCAGCAGTTATGCTTTCTAATCGTGCAAAATCACAGCGCGATGTAAAAAAAGCTACGATTTTCGGATTAATTATCGCTCTTCTTATTTACATGTCAATTACTTTACTTACAATGGGAGCTCTTCCGCAAGATGCTTTAAAAGAGTCTCAAAAACCATTAGTAGACGCATTAAATTTAGCAATTGGAAATAAAGGTGCATATATAATGGCTTTACTCGCTCTTATATCTTTATTTGGATCTACAGTTGGCTGGATTGTTGTTAGTTCAGAAGTACCTTACCAGGCAGCAAAGAATGGACTTTTCCCTAAGTTTTTCGGGAAAACAAATAAAAAAGGTAGTCCTTCAAAATCATTATTGATTACAAATGTAATGACGCAAATCTTCTTATTTTCAACGATTTCTGGTACTGTTTCAGAAGCGTATAGTTTCGCTATCGTCGTAGCAACATTAGCCTATTTAATTCCATACCTTGTTTCTACTCTGTACCAATTCAAACTGGTTATTACAGGAGAAACGTATGATATAATGCCTGGTTCTCGAATAAAGGACGGGATCATTACTACATTGGCATTTGTATACTCAATTTGGGTTATCAAAACGGGAACTGCTGATTTAAAAACGTTCTTCTTAGGAATTGGATTGTTCGTATTAGGTCTTATTCTTTATCCCGTACTAATGAAAGACTCACAAAAAACGAATTAA
- the treR gene encoding trehalose operon repressor, whose translation MMSKYEQIYTEISKSIDNKQLKEGCKIPSETELMKQYEASRGTVRKAVDLLQERGYVQKIHGKGVFVLKRKNIEFNFGGIVSFQEENERLGRHCITDVVEMEKIEATKDVAKLLNVKEKTEIDHIKRVRNIDGEKVILDINHFVSEFIPGLTKEIATASIYKYIEKELGLHISYSQRVIEVQPCTEDDRKYLDLNGTDYVVVVKNFTHLYDGSQFEYTESRHRLDIFHFSDVARRK comes from the coding sequence ATGATGAGTAAGTATGAACAAATTTATACAGAAATCAGTAAGTCTATTGATAATAAGCAATTAAAAGAAGGATGCAAAATCCCATCAGAAACAGAATTAATGAAGCAGTATGAGGCAAGCCGAGGTACGGTAAGAAAAGCAGTAGATTTACTGCAAGAGCGTGGATATGTGCAAAAAATTCATGGAAAAGGTGTTTTTGTTTTAAAGCGAAAAAACATTGAGTTTAATTTCGGTGGTATTGTAAGCTTTCAAGAAGAAAATGAACGTTTAGGGCGTCATTGTATTACAGATGTCGTAGAAATGGAGAAAATCGAAGCGACGAAAGACGTAGCAAAGTTATTAAACGTGAAAGAAAAAACAGAAATTGACCATATTAAACGTGTACGAAATATTGATGGAGAAAAAGTAATTTTAGATATAAATCATTTTGTATCTGAGTTTATTCCAGGGTTAACGAAAGAAATTGCAACGGCGTCAATTTATAAATACATCGAGAAAGAATTAGGGCTACATATTAGCTATTCACAGAGGGTAATCGAAGTACAGCCATGTACAGAGGATGATCGAAAGTATTTAGATTTAAATGGAACGGACTATGTTGTCGTTGTGAAAAACTTTACACATTTGTATGATGGAAGTCAATTTGAATATACAGAATCACGCCACCGTTTAGATATTTTTCACTTTTCGGATGTGGCACGTAGGAAGTAA
- the treP gene encoding PTS system trehalose-specific EIIBC component, translated as MGKDYRKTAEEVLQYIGGKDNIEQAAHCVTRLRIALKDESKIDNDKLQSVSLVKGAFHNAGIFQIVIGPGDVDRVYAELITLAGMEESTVADVKDSGNQKLNPAQKFVKIFSDVFMPILPAIVTAGLLMGINNLLGAKDLFFDGKNLLDVYPNLGGLWDLINMMANTAFVFLPALVGWSATKRFGGSPILGIVMGLMLVHPALLNAWDYGKAATGLEGQKIEYFNILGLFQIEKVGYQGQILPVLVAAFVLSKVEIFLKKHVPNAIQLLVVPITTIVVTGVLALGIIGPVTRHIGDLLTVGLVGVYETVPVVGAVLFGALYAPLVITGMHHMFIAIDLQLIAQHGGTFIWPMIALSNIAQGSAALAMFWISKNQNDKSMASTSAISAYFGITEPAMFGVNLRNKFPFYAAIIGSAVAAIFITLNGVLAPAIGIGGLPAFISIIPKSIPIFIVGMIIAVVIPFTLTWLFAKRVKQK; from the coding sequence ATGGGGAAAGACTATCGTAAAACAGCAGAGGAAGTGTTGCAGTATATTGGTGGGAAAGACAATATTGAACAAGCAGCACATTGTGTGACGAGGCTCCGTATCGCTTTAAAAGATGAAAGTAAAATAGATAATGATAAATTGCAGTCTGTTTCATTAGTGAAAGGAGCGTTTCATAACGCTGGGATATTTCAAATTGTAATTGGTCCAGGGGATGTAGATCGTGTTTACGCTGAATTGATAACGCTTGCAGGTATGGAAGAATCGACTGTAGCTGACGTAAAAGATTCTGGAAATCAGAAGTTAAATCCAGCTCAAAAGTTTGTGAAAATATTTTCGGATGTATTTATGCCTATATTACCAGCGATCGTAACAGCTGGTTTACTAATGGGTATTAACAATCTATTAGGCGCAAAGGACTTATTTTTTGATGGGAAAAATTTATTAGATGTTTATCCGAACTTAGGTGGGCTTTGGGATTTAATTAATATGATGGCCAATACAGCATTCGTATTCTTACCGGCACTTGTAGGGTGGTCAGCAACGAAGCGTTTTGGTGGTAGTCCAATACTAGGGATTGTTATGGGATTAATGCTTGTGCATCCGGCCTTATTAAACGCTTGGGACTATGGAAAAGCAGCGACTGGTTTAGAGGGTCAAAAGATTGAGTACTTCAATATTTTAGGACTGTTCCAAATTGAGAAGGTAGGATATCAAGGACAAATTTTACCTGTTTTAGTAGCTGCATTTGTGTTAAGTAAAGTAGAAATCTTTTTAAAGAAACATGTACCAAATGCAATTCAATTATTAGTTGTACCAATTACAACAATCGTTGTGACAGGTGTGTTAGCATTAGGAATTATCGGTCCGGTTACACGTCATATCGGAGATTTATTAACAGTAGGATTAGTAGGTGTATATGAAACAGTACCAGTAGTTGGAGCAGTATTATTTGGAGCATTATATGCACCGCTCGTAATTACCGGTATGCATCATATGTTTATTGCAATTGATTTACAATTAATTGCACAACATGGTGGTACATTTATTTGGCCGATGATCGCTCTTTCTAACATTGCGCAAGGTAGTGCGGCACTTGCGATGTTCTGGATTTCTAAAAATCAAAATGATAAAAGTATGGCATCGACATCAGCCATTTCAGCATACTTCGGTATTACAGAACCAGCGATGTTTGGTGTGAATTTACGAAATAAGTTCCCGTTTTATGCAGCGATTATAGGGTCTGCTGTGGCAGCGATATTCATTACATTAAATGGTGTATTAGCACCTGCTATCGGAATTGGCGGATTGCCAGCATTTATTTCTATCATTCCGAAATCGATTCCAATTTTTATTGTAGGAATGATTATTGCAGTTGTAATCCCATTTACTTTAACATGGTTATTTGCAAAAAGAGTCAAACAGAAGTAG
- the treC gene encoding alpha,alpha-phosphotrehalase has translation MKDWHKSVVYQIYPKSFNSYYNRETGDIKGVTEKLDYLKELGVDYIWLTPIYQSPQNDNGYDVSDYYSIDPSYGTMEEFEELLAKAKVRNIEIMLDIVVNHSSTEHKWFKEAKEDKNSPYRNYYIWRDEKNNWQSKFGGSAWKYDEKTEQYYLHLFDETQADLNWENEKLREEVYDMMRFWLDKGVTGFRLDVINLISKDQCFLNDEGSTATSDGRKYYTDGPRVHEYLQEMNRNVFEGKDVITVGEMSSTTIDNCIKYSNPERNELSMTFSFHHLKVDYPNGDKWTKAEFDFIKLKEIMSNWQIEMQKGEGWNALFWCNHDQPRIVSRFGDDGKYRNESAKMLATAMHMLQGTPYIYQGEEIGMTNPKFESIEQYRDVESLNIYDIKLKEGLSKEEIIGILKQKSRDNSRTPMQWNEEMNSGFTTSTPWISVAENFKEINVEKALEDNESVFYHYQKLIELRKTYDVITEGEYAILDENHPKIWAYTRTVENEVLLVINNFYGEDITYSVPVHVQVDGMKQEVVVSNYKDSSVDINNLNLRPYESIVYRYTK, from the coding sequence ATGAAGGATTGGCATAAAAGTGTAGTCTATCAAATTTATCCGAAGAGCTTTAATAGTTATTACAATAGAGAAACCGGTGATATAAAAGGGGTTACAGAGAAACTAGATTATTTAAAAGAACTCGGAGTGGATTATATATGGTTAACACCGATATACCAATCACCACAAAATGATAATGGATATGATGTAAGTGATTACTACAGCATTGATCCATCTTACGGAACGATGGAAGAGTTTGAAGAACTTTTAGCAAAAGCGAAAGTACGTAACATTGAGATTATGCTTGATATTGTTGTAAATCATAGTTCGACTGAACATAAGTGGTTTAAAGAAGCGAAGGAAGATAAAAATAGTCCATATCGTAATTACTATATTTGGCGTGATGAAAAAAATAATTGGCAGTCTAAGTTTGGTGGATCTGCTTGGAAATATGATGAGAAGACGGAGCAATATTATTTACATTTATTTGATGAAACACAAGCTGATTTAAATTGGGAAAATGAAAAACTTCGTGAAGAAGTATATGATATGATGCGTTTTTGGCTGGATAAAGGAGTAACAGGATTCCGATTAGATGTCATTAACTTAATTTCAAAAGACCAATGCTTCTTAAACGATGAAGGTAGTACTGCGACAAGTGATGGGCGCAAGTATTATACAGATGGTCCGCGTGTTCATGAATATTTACAAGAGATGAACCGAAATGTTTTTGAAGGAAAAGATGTAATTACAGTTGGAGAAATGTCATCTACGACAATTGATAATTGTATTAAATATTCTAACCCTGAGCGCAATGAACTAAGCATGACGTTTAGTTTCCATCATTTAAAAGTAGATTATCCGAATGGTGATAAGTGGACGAAAGCAGAGTTTGATTTTATTAAATTAAAAGAGATTATGTCTAACTGGCAAATTGAAATGCAAAAGGGCGAAGGATGGAATGCTTTATTTTGGTGTAATCATGACCAGCCTCGCATCGTGTCACGCTTTGGTGATGATGGAAAGTACCGAAACGAATCTGCAAAAATGTTAGCGACAGCCATGCACATGCTGCAAGGAACGCCTTATATTTATCAAGGGGAAGAAATCGGTATGACGAATCCTAAATTTGAGTCCATCGAGCAATATCGTGATGTGGAATCGTTAAATATATACGATATAAAGCTAAAAGAAGGGCTATCAAAAGAAGAGATTATAGGGATTTTAAAGCAGAAATCTCGTGACAACTCTCGCACTCCAATGCAGTGGAATGAAGAGATGAACAGTGGTTTTACAACAAGTACACCTTGGATTTCGGTCGCTGAAAACTTTAAAGAAATAAACGTAGAGAAGGCATTAGAAGATAATGAGTCTGTATTTTATCATTATCAAAAACTAATTGAACTAAGAAAAACATATGATGTTATTACAGAAGGAGAGTATGCTATTTTAGATGAAAATCATCCTAAGATTTGGGCATATACACGTACTGTAGAGAATGAAGTACTACTTGTTATAAATAACTTTTATGGAGAAGACATCACATATTCCGTACCAGTTCATGTTCAAGTAGATGGTATGAAACAAGAAGTAGTAGTATCAAATTATAAAGATTCAAGTGTGGACATTAATAATTTAAATTTAAGACCATATGAATCAATTGTATATCGATATACGAAATAA